Proteins co-encoded in one Neodiprion lecontei isolate iyNeoLeco1 chromosome 3, iyNeoLeco1.1, whole genome shotgun sequence genomic window:
- the LOC107217476 gene encoding protein PRRC2C isoform X5, which produces MSTLSGNVSKGEKGKSKFQSLDINNLYRTSRGESLEQHQQKNTIPRKHGMQSLGKVPSARRPPANLPSLKSEHSGSDPAVSLVPSGGSGWATTKDPATQTTNTTSNATTTPPTTSDTTTSNTPSPQCATGAVPATASPLQPPQPGQQNTSQTSHSTAPSWSAIMSRPGDAGGPVVAAVVGYAGLVGGGRGGRGALGLSFLAHQSPQFQHEFPSLSGQTSVSISNQSQTQPSSTTPNANSNAISVAAQQQSLLPQQSQSHSHSGDGTAGSQQAQSQQTRELTAQYGPGPSLRPQTEGSWIQGGSRTASGTGAGTPGPGNGNTPGAQGPPHIGVGGLPEGPAGGRPNLGQSLPMGMAQAGPNGSPAAQAVTTPGASQNPSLHNYRGLIPPFMYRGSFPGGFPSQFPPNMGANGPRQRFTHPQERFPAPPRQQERERPPPPADEEIITRPIIKEEDLSRMDDISRDAGWAAHDDIDYNQKLAFSDDETEHEHHKKDEKKDFKDDKREESQPEEKEKSREREREPRDNREQSQSHRGWNQGPPPLSRDFRGTNGPVNHPPQQQMRTPHPPRGLEEDELWNQRRREQGEWVASTVERARQRKEEEEKRFRESIKQAADKKLQDLEQKIKEKYVKQKDDDSGSSSEPKSLISVPSSIIPVPDWERDRENRESRERDRSRTSSEGKDEKPVSRDSRDSRDTRDIRDTRETRDTRDTRETRDTRDTRDTRDVRDTRDARDTRDVRDVRDTRDSRDSRDQPVSEFRQITQIERPNFMRSQDMSRNERERDRDQREIREREQPAFSKHFQNDLPPRFQKQQAERTGGAYNRVSPNAEQRPTPQAIPFSQQYDPSRWVHSSHPNVPNSVKKQSHSMPLPQRRNRTDSELSGPIEDDRPPSRDHRGLPRDDRYRHSSHRSYDGRKPSSGSYYDDHARYREYEYDDRHSRDSWERERHYDDRDRDNREREKKDYDNYSKSSPQQDPFDEREPTRERPENPEWRDDRRDMRDDRITQERQTDSRRDPPRDDRIDRSERPQRPDSRDSRASRESRTSLRDDDMHKSRDCGSWVNDIPDYEEKKRDPYREDNRDRRQPPGPVTREKLEADELKGEKRNLTQLKRSGSELDKKDSSKDSPTEAKKELDMWNRKLELSSENSRNVERGGDNSPKAWADAISPTLEMEDEKVFLEPMKDEKEIDEMKQSMEKLSVDNKRDDALCIEVKEDLKDEKRDKNVRNRTNSGSSRGRESGRSARQYGGYSVYTTRGWRGADQRGRRGGPRSLGRPGSARSGSYGHTDSELSGDEISGSTESGKEERRPARSPKSSQKLDKDDRNREVSRRDDKRGDYTQVRSDKRSYDSRSGREGFAPSGEPSRRGRGGFRNRGPTTGGRMNTNYGPPPSKSPFSTERNADDKEPNQQKPSSPTPESELPASGPQLSESTDDKIIAKQQALTAGITGRHTKSPSQQSQQQGNNKQDSLQNQNTVPQRSQVRKDEGRTKRNHSSSRRTQGREHRDGRFRGNPSNAPKQNSSDIGNDDWETTSDNSEEHIEDRKESRNTRNKSYGSRGNQSSHQNPTGNNQQSRRNDQSINNREQRERNVTKPSSTASRAPGAEKRNAQNASYNQRNHSGAIPPLMQNTQQNGRPRSQGSANSGPSNKAIIKESTVNRVDEIKLNDLNLVNQALNDINKKSVSKEKKVIDSELEVNNYSGGGDDGANSNEDKIDADGFQEVRSKKNVKESRHNQKEEAKPMRREKEKERERDRSKSKSNGPQPTPQQIQNIPPLLGQPIPQPANLPQKQFDRERNSNRQTLAPRFQKARLAKQQQQMGIGESNDTNKVNSNNIYVSKDSAAGPAPPPSVNAWDKPFTSQIRSNSPSTVPADIQLMSGITGQNEHNHETNEQVNSRGSSQRNSPNTEKTVNKTAKDIIVEKNVSDGTSPPVQTLIFENTNYSKTTKSGPSDLTLKSKFSNHMKTQQRVDKRGEIEDDGQLQQHQQQALSAVFSNKSNELMKDKSQEPIQMPLTFSKNEDNADMKLDFTFDSELSQLTEDAKSKSLGMPRSIHMTGGQSTISPSTAELNLKIASVKKVWENAPPMPTVVEHEDGSVVATANSFPQPFESNDVDDSYSPHQQYNQSNMKNEIATSTNVCKLVPPQVKPQQQSSGSTGAQPGSTVPGPSPIRPGQSPIGHPSASLQGQLSPPPFNTTGQPSHINYPEFPQYPGSQAAQYGGMSAIPSPPAVLFNTGSGQLPAQAGGLYGAFQLDQSRSPFTQYAPYGQSLQSSFNQQSVYLQQPPPPPHAPSATPDMYQNNMSQYRITTAAAPPFGQNQQLSNNPNTVLISSSSNSLMSASVKPSTQPIGAIGTKAPHFQAPSAQPNQVTYIPYDPNQVLGVSGNYMGNSQLVQRPGPTVQPSANSYYSATSADVFPGSQTGFYQPGGAGQQTGTHYGLQGFGQHSQSLATGSATPVGLQNFGSQFLSGSGIQMAAAAAAQQYRNPTGGLPGPGNAAATFLGKHQQQEQSRQLKSPSGNQQDVLASVFSSTSQIPSPKSRNCKQQTPTQQPQPSPTQIHKYQQYQGATQSALVLQQNVRGMGMPPPRPGIQPSQQRYPAPIQRPTPFPPGPNPNPGQQQPNCMPTQQQQQAQMNRHRPNIHQQQQQQQQQQQQQRNMKMSQQYYSNQGNVKMDSNDKQDSHNEKLSESSNGTQPGNKANVNQQDGENKEEVNQQNE; this is translated from the exons ATGTCTACTCTGTCGGGGAATGTGTCGAAGGGGGAGAAAGGAAAATCCAAGTTTCAATCGTTAGAcatcaataatttatacagGACAAGTAGG gGAGAATCCTTGGAGCAACATCAACAGAAAAACACAATACCACGGAAACATGGAATGCAGAGTTTGGGAAAGGTGCCTTCGGCACGGCGGCCACCTGCTAACTTGCCTAGTCTGAAAAGTGAGCACAGCGGCAGCGACCCAGCAGTTAGTCTTGTACCAAGCGGTGGCAGCGGTTGGGCCACTACTAAAGATCCTGCCACACAAACTACCAACACCACTAGCAACGCCACTACTACACCACCTACAACCTCCGATACTACCACC AGCAACACACCCTCGCCACAATGTGCAACGGGAGCTGTTCCTGCAACGGCATCACCACTGCAACCACCACAACCAGGACAACAGAATACTTCACAGACATCACACTCCACTGCGCCCTCATGGAGCGCAATTATGAGCAGACCAGGAGATGCcg GTGGGCCCGTCGTGGCAGCAGTGGTTGGTTACGCGGGGCTTGTGGGGGGCGGGAGAGGGGGAAGAGGTGCCCTTGGACTGAGCTTTCTCGCCCACCAGTCCCCGCAGTTCCAACACGAGTTCCCCAGCCTCAGTGGCCAGACCTCCGTCTCCATCTCCAATCAGAGTCAGACTCAACCGTCCTCGACAACGCCGAACGCAAATTCCAATGCGATATCGGTAGCTGCTCAACAACAGTCGTTGCTGCCGCAGCAGTCCCAATCCCACAGCCACTCAG GCGATGGCACAGCCGGGTCACAGCAGGCACAGTCTCAACAGACCAGGGAATTGACTGCACAATATGGTCCAGGACCCAGTCTACGCCCACAAA cGGAAGGCAGTTGGATTCAAGGTGGAAGTCGTACAGCAAGCGGAACTGGAGCAGGAACACCTGGGCCAGGAAATGGGAATACTCCGGGGGCCCAGGGCCCCCCGCATATTGGCGTAGGTGGACTACCAGAGGGACCCGCTGGCGGGCGACCCAACTTGGGCCAGTCGCTACCCATGGGCATGGCCCAGGCAGGCCCTAATGGTTCCCCAGCTGCCCAAGCGGTTACAACCCCTGGCGCCAGTCAAAATCCTAGCCTGCATAACTATCGAGGATTAATTCCTCCTTTT ATGTACCGAGGCAGCTTTCCTGGAGGATTTCCTTCACAATTCCCACCAAATATGGGTGCGAATGGCCCTCGACAACGATTCACCCATCCCCAGGAACGATTCCCAGCTCCCCCGCGCCAGCAAGAACGTGAACGTCCTCCTCCCCCAGCAGATGAAGAAATAATCACCCGTCCAATAATTAAAGAGGAAGATTTGTCAAGAATGGACGACATTTCACGCGATGCTGGGTGGGCAGCCCATGACGATATCGATTACAACCAAAAGTTAGCTTTCAGCGATGACGAAACAGAACATGAACACcataaaaaagatgaaaaaaaagacttCAAAGATGACAAACGCGAGGAAAGTCAACCCGAGGAAAAAGAGAAGTCAAGAGAACGTGAACGGGAGCCTAGGGATAATCGTGAACAGTCCCAGTCTCATCGTGGATGGAATCAAGGACCTCCACCGTTATCTCGTGATTTCCGTGGTACAAATGGTCCTGTCAATCATCCTCCGCAACAGCAAATGCGAACTCCACATCCACCTCGGG GTCTCGAGGAAGACGAATTATGGAATCAGAGACGCAGAGAACAAGGAGAATGGGTGGCCTCGACTGTGGAGCGGGCCCGCCAGcgtaaagaagaagaagaaaaaagattccGAGAGTCCATTAAACAAGCTGCAGATAAAAAACTACAGGACTTGGagcaaaaaattaaggaaaaatACGTCAAACAAAAAGATGACGATTCAGGATCTTCATCCGAACCGAAATCTTTAATCAGTGTACCTTCGTCTATTATTCCAGTACCCGACTGGGAGCGAGACAGGGAAAATCGAGAAAGTCGCGAAAGAGACAGATCTCGTACTTCATCCGAGGGCAAAGATGAAAAGCCTGTGAGCCGAGACTCTCGCGATAGTCGTGATACTCGGGATATTCGCGACACACGAGAAACTCGTGATACAAGAGATACTCGAGAAACTCGTGATACGAGGGATACGAGGGATACGAGGGATGTCCGGGATACCCGAGACGCTCGTGATACTCGAGATGTTCGAGATGTACGTGATACTCGAGATTCTCGGGATTCTCGAGACCAGCCAGTCTCAGAATTTCGACAAATTACTCAAATTGAGCGTCCGAACTTCATGCGGTCTCAAGACATGTCGCGTAACGAGCGGGAACGCGATCGCGACCAACGAGAGATTAGAGAAAGGGAGCAACCGGCATTTTCTAAGCACTTTCAGAACGACTTACCCCCAAGGTTCCAGAAACAACAGGCTGAGAGAACTGGTGGAGCCTATAACAGGGTATCACCGAATGCAGAGCAGCGGCCCACTCCTCAAGCAATACCTTTCTCTCAACAATATGACCCTAGCAGATGGGTGCACAGCAGTCACCCTAACGTGCCGA ACAGTGTCAAGAAGCAATCTCATTCCATGCCACTGCCCCAACGTAGAAATCGAACTGATTCAGAATTGTCTGGTCCAATCGAGGACGATAGACCTCCTTCAAGAGATCATCGAGGACTACCGAGAGATGATCGTTACCGACATTCGTCCCACAGATCGTACGATGGTCGCAAACCATCTAGCGGTAGTTATTATGATGATCATGCACGCTATAGAGAATACGAATATGATGATAGACATTCTCGTGATTCTTGGGAACGTGAAAGGCATTACGATGATAGAGACAGAGATAatcgagaaagagaaaagaaagattaCGACAATTATTCCAAG AGTTCGCCACAACAAGATCCGTTTGACGAACGTGAACCCACTCGGGAGCGCCCAGAGAATCCCGAGTGGCGAGATGATAGACGGGACATGCGCGATGATCGGATAACCCAAGAAAGGCAAACTGATAGTCGTCGTGATCCACCCAGAGATGATCGTATTGATCGTAGTGAGCGTCCTCAAAGACCGGATTCTCGTGACAGTCGCGCATCTCGAGAATCGAGAACTTCTCTTCGCGACGACGACATGCATAAGTCACGAGATTGCGGATCCTGGGTGAATGATATACCAGAttatgaagaaaagaaacgagatCCTTACCGTGAAGATAACAGAGATCGCCGGCAACCGCCTGGACCTGTAACCAGGGAAAAACTGGAAGCTGACGAGCTTAAAGGTGAAAAACGTAATTTGACGCAGCTGAAGCGTTCTGGATCTGAGCTGGATAAAAAAGACAGCAGCAAAGATAGCCCTACCGAGGCTAAGAAGGAACTCGACATGTGGAATAGGAAATTGGAACTGAGCTCAGAAAACAGTAGAAACGTGGAAAGAGGAGGTGATAACTCGCCGAAAGCGTGGGCTGATGCAATATCTCCAACTTTGGAGATGGAAGATGAGAAGGTTTTTCTTGAACCtatgaaggatgaaaaagagattgatgaaatgaaacaaaGTATGGAAAAACTAAGTGTCGACAACAAACGGGACGATGCCCTATGCATCGAAGTTAAAGAAGATTTGAAAGATGAGAAGCGGGATAAAAATGTGAGAAATAGAACCAATAGCGGAAGTTCAAGAGGTCGAGAATCTGGTCGTAGTGCTAGGCAGTATGGAGGTTATAGCGTGTACACTACTCGTGGGTGGCGTGGCGCGGATCAGAGAGGGAGAAGAGGAGGACCAAGGTCCCTGGGCAGACCTGGTTCTGCAAGAAGTGGTTCTTATGGTCACACAGATTCCGAACTTAGCGGAGACGAAATCTCCGGATCCACTGAATCTGGAAAGGAAGAGAGGCGTCCAGCTCGCTCTCCCAAGTCTTCTCAAAAATTGGACAAAGACGATCGCAATCGGGAAGTATCCAGGCGCGATGATAAACGCGGTGATTATACTCAAGTTCGCAGTGACAAAAGAAGCTATGACAGTAGATCTGGTCGTGAAGGGTTTGCACCATCCGGGGAACCTTCAAGACGGGGTCGAGGGGGGTTTCGGAACCGTGGTCCTACTACAGGCGGACGAATGAATACTAATTATGGTCCACCACCGAGTAAAAGCCCTTTTTCAACTGAACGGAATGCAGATGACAAAGAACCTAACCAACAGAAGCCCTCATCACCTACGCCAGAAAGTGAATTACCAGCTAGTGGTCCTCAGTTGTCTGAGTCCACTGATGACAAGATCATAGCCAAACAGCAAGCGCTGACTGCTGGTATTACTGGAAGACATACTAAATCCCCAAGTCAGCAAAGTCAGCAGCAAGGTAATAATAAGCAAGATTCACTTCAGAATCAGAACACAGTGCCACAGAGGTCACAAGTCAGAAAAGATGAAGGGAGGACTAAGAGAAATCACAGCAGCAGTAGACGAACACAA GGGAGAGAACATCGTGACGGACGTTTCCGTGGCAACCCCAGCAATGCACCGAAGCAAAATTCATCAGATATTGGTAACGACGACTGGGAAACAACTTCAGACAACAGCGAAGAACACATTGAAGATCGGAAAGAATCTCGAAACACACGTAATAAATCATATGGAAGTCGAGGAAATCAAAGCTCTCACCAGAATCCGACCGGCAACAACCAACAATCTCGAAGAAATGATCAATCAATAAACAACAGGGAACAAAGAGAACGAAATGTAACCAAACCCAGCAGTACGGCATCTCGTGCTCCTGGAGCTGAGAAAAGGAATGCGCAGAACGCTTCTTACAATCAACGGAACCACTCTGGAGCCATCCCGCCGTTGATGCAAAATACTCAACAAAATGGCCGCCCCAGAAGTCAAGGATCAGCAAATAGCGGGCCTTCCAATAAAGCCATAATAAAAGAAAGCACGGTTAATCGTGTTGATGAAATAAAGTTAAATGATTTAAATCTGGTAAATCAAGCTTTGaatgatataaataaaaaatctgtctcaaaagagaagaaagttATCGACAGTGAGTTGGAAGTAAACAATTATTCTGGTGGTGGAGACGATGGGGCGAACAGTAACGAAGATAAAATAGATGCGGATGGCTTTCAAGAGGTTAGGTCCAAGAAGAATGTAAAGGAGTCTAGGCATAATCAGAAAGAAGAAGCCAAACCCATGAgacgtgaaaaagaaaaggaaagagaacGAGATCGTTCAAAATCAAAGTCTAACGGACCTCAGCCCACCCCACAGCAGATTCAAAATATTCCACCATTGTTGGGACAACCAATTCCTCAGCCTGCCAACTTGCCACAGAAACAATTTGACAGAGAAAGAAATTCTAATCGGCAAACATTGGCCCCTCGATTCCAGAAAGCACGTTTAGCTAAACAGCAACAACAGATGGGAATCGGCGAAAGTAACGACACAAATAAAGTGAATTCTAATAATATCTATGTTTCAAAAGACTCAGCTGCTGGGCCAGCTCCACCACCATCAGTCAATGCTTGGGATAAACCATTTACCAGTCAAATAAGATCCAATTCACCATCAACAGTTCCTGCAGACATTCAACTTATGTCTGGAATAACTGGTCAAAATGAACATAATCATGAGACCAATGAACAGGTCAATTCTAGAGGTAGTAGTCAACGGAATTCACCAAACACAGAAAAAACTGTTAATAAAACAGCGAAGGatattattgttgaaaaaaatgtttcggaCGGAACTTCACCCCCTGTCCAAACgttgattttcgaaaatacaaACTATTCTAAAACCACAAAATCTGGACCATCGGATCTGACGTTGAAATCAAAGTTTTCAAACCATATGAAAACTCAACAGCGAGTAGATAAACGCGGCGAAATCGAAGATGATGGTCAGCTGCAACAGCATCAGCAACAAGCTCTGTCTGCTGTCTTTTCCAACAAATCTAACGAACTTATGAAAGATAAATCGCAAGAACCAATTCAGATGCCATTGACTTTTAGCAAAAACGAGGACAATGCTGATATGAAATTGGACTTTACATTTGATTCTGAACTGTCACAACTGACGGAAGATGCTAAAAGTAAATCTTTGGGAATGCCACGATCGATTCACATGACCGGGGGTCAAAGTACTATTTCTCCTTCGACAGCAGAACTTAATCTAAAAATTGCATCTGTAAAGAAAGTATGGGAAAATGCACCCCCAATGCCAACAGTGGTCGAACATGAAGATGGAAGCGTTGTTGCCACTGCAAATAGTTTCCCTCAACCCTTTGAGAGCAATGATGTCGACGACAGCTACAGTCCTCACCAGCAATACAACCAGAGCAATATGAAAAACGAAATAGCAACTTCGACAAATGTATGCAAG CTGGTTCCCCCGCAGGTGAAGCCGCAGCAACAGTCCTCTGGAAGTACTGGCGCCCAACCTGGATCTACAGTTCCTGGCCCAAGTCCAATCCGGCCTGGTCAAAGTCCCATTGGTCATCCTTCGGCCAGTTTACAGGGTCAGCTAAGCCCCCCTCCATTTAACACAACTGGACAACCATCCCACATTAACTATCCA GAGTTTCCTCAATATCCGGGCTCCCAAGCTGCACAATATGGAGGAATGTCTGCTATACCTTCACCACCAGCAGTCTTATTCAACACTGGATCAGGTCAATTACCAGCGCAGGCTGGTGGGTTATATGGAGCATTCCAGCTAGATCAAAGTCGATCTCCTTTTACTCAATATGCTCCTTATGGACAATCGCTTCAGAGCTCGTTTAATCAACAGAGTGTCTACTTGCAACAACCTCCACCGCCTCCGCATGCACCTAGTGCAACTCCTGACATGTATCAGAATAACATGTCACAGTACAGAATC ACAACTGCGGCAGCACCGCCCTTTGGTCAAAATCAACAACTGAGCAATAACCCAAATACAGTGTTGATCAGCTCATCGTCAAACTCTCTTATGTCCGCCAGTGTAAAACCGTCTACCCAACCAATTGGTGCCATTGGGACCAAAGCACCACATTTTCAAGCTCCATCAGCACAGCCGAATCAG GTAACCTATATACCGTATGATCCGAACCAGGTTTTAGGTGTAAGTGGTAACTACATGGGTAACTCACAATTGGTGCAACGACCTGGACCAACCGTTCAACCGTCTGCAAACAGTTACTACAGCGCTACCTCCGCCG ATGTATTTCCTGGTTCACAAACAGGCTTCTACCAACCGGGTGGTGCGGGACAACAAACTGGGACTCATTACGGGCTGCAGGGGTTTGGCCAACATAGTCAGAGTCTTGCAACTGGTAGTGCCACGCCGGTTGGTCTTCAGAATTTCGGATCTCAGTTCCTTTCTGGATCTGGAATACAAATGGCTGCTGCAGCTGCTGCTCAGCAGTATAGAAACCCTACTGGAGGTTTGCCAGGACCTGGTAATGCTGCTGCTACATTTCTTGGAAAACACCAGCAACAAGAACAGTCTAGACAATTGAAGAGCCCGTCGGGTAATCAACAAGATGTTTTGGCCTCCGTTTTCAGCTCTA CTTCTCAAATTCCTTCGCCAAAATCGCGGAATTGCAAGCAACAAACACCGACTCAACAACCGCAACCAAGTCCAACTCAAATTCATAAGTATCAGCAATATCAGGGCGCCACTCAGTCTGCTCTG GTATTACAACAGAATGTACGTGGAATGGGCATGCCGCCGCCACGTCCGGGAATCCAACCGTCCCAACAACGTTATCCAGCGCCGATACAACGGCCAACTCCTTTTCCTCCTGGCCCAAACCCTAACCCAGGTCAACAACAACCAAACTGTATGCCTActcagcagcaacaacaggCGCAAATGAATCGTCACAGACCAAACATTCaccagcaacagcagcagcaacaacagcaacagcagcaacaacgtAACATGAAAATGTCGCAACAATACTACAGTAATCAAg gCAATGTGAAAATGGACTCTAATGACAAACAAGATTCGCACAATGAGAAACTGTCTGAGAGCAGTAATGGCACTCAACCTGGTAACAAGGCCAACGTGAATCAGCAAGATGGTGAGAATAAAGAGGAAGTTAACCAACAAAATGAGTAG